A stretch of DNA from Candidatus Bathyarchaeota archaeon:
TCGGTTCCCATTTTTCAAAGGTTGAACAAGTAATACAATGGTCCAGACATGCCCGAGACATAATTAAAATTGAATCCTTGGGGGTCTTGGAGCAAGTTGTTTTGTGCAAATTGGGAACAGACGCCGTAGGATTGATTCCAAAGATTGGGCGTTACATTAAGTCAGCTGTTTTGGTTCCTTTTTCGCCAAAAAAAATAATCCAAAAAATTGGCAATCAACCTTTTGATGAGTAAATCTTAGATTTTGCTGGTTTTAACTGTATTCATTAAGGTTTTCATGTCTACGATTGTGTTTATACAACCATCTTTTAACAACTCTACACCTTGAGCGAATACTCCACTTTTTTCGCACATGCAGATTCCCATAATGAGTTCTTTTGCGCATGCTACGCCTATCACAGCTTTAGGTTTCATTTTCGATATGATTGATTTTGCCAAACTTCCTCCAGGAAGCATAAAAGTGCCCTTGTATCCAAGTTTTTTTGTCGTTTTTGTTATTTCGGTAGCATCACATTTTCCACATTGTTTACATTCATATCCATTGTTTCCAATTTTGGCTGGGCAATTTAGGTCTCGTATGCATCTTGGCAAAAGGATAATTCGTTCATCGTAAGATGTTGATGCAAAATTGTCTATGTGTGAATTATTTTTTGCTTCGAGATAAAGCTGAAACAGTTCTTTTTCTTCTACTCCAACTTTGTTAGCAAGTTGTTCAAGCTTGTTGATAGCAAGATTGCTGACTTTTGTTTTAGCAAGTGTTTTTACAACACGCATAATTGAACTGTCTTCGGTTGCATCCATTTTTTTGTAATCCCCCATTTACAGATACAAAGTTTGGATGTTCTCTTGAAGTTTACATCTCCATATAAAGTTAACCAGAAAAGCAATTCTATTTATTTTGCAATTATGGGTTGATTCTCTGGTTCCAGTAGTAAATCAGAGTGTAAATGTCTTCTGGCGCATAATTTGGATCGTCATAGATGATGTCTAAGTTTATGTCGTATTTTTCCAAAAGTATGCAAAGATTTGTCCAAATTTGGTCTGATTCTTCTATTGGTTCCAAGAACGCCCAGATTTTGTCTGTTGGGCTTCGCATTCCCCAACCATAATTTTGGGGCAACACCAAAACTGCTTCCGCTTTTTCTGAGCCATGAATAACTTCCGAGTTAGTTACGACATTGTTCCAAAAGTTTTCTAAGGTTTCAAAATGATTGTCGGTCATTATTCCGAACTGGTTTGTTTCTGGATACGTTGGATAATTAAACAAGACAATGTATTCTGCTCCTGTCTTATATGAGGTTAGCATCTGGTCGTAGATGTTTTCTGCAGAGTCAAGGTAAGGGGGATTATTGTATTTCCATGTGATTATCGTGCCCCAGCTTTTGTTTTGCATTGTTGCAGCTCCCCGTATTAATGCAATGTCTTGGGCAAGAGTATGGTTCCATCCTATCTGTGCAAGCATCACATCATAGCCCATAAGGTAATCAAACCAATAAAGCACGTAATCTGACGAAAAAAGCATCAAAGAATTCTCTCTAATTTGATGATATCCTCTGTCACCCTCATCAGCTCGTATGTATGCTTCGGCTACTTCATCATATGTTGCTTCAACTATCGCTTCATGGTAGTCTGTAACATTAAATGCCCTTTCAATAAGAATGTTCCAGCTTTGGAAATCAAGCCACTTTCCTCCGGGTTCGTCATAATAATAAATTCCAAGGATTTTGTCACCATACTTTTCCTTGGCTTTGGCAAGCCAAGAAGTTCTCCAAGTCACATTTTTTTCCAAAAATTCTTCTTTTATCTGAAGTACTTGGGGATCAAGGTCACCAAAAAACACGATTAAATCCAGTCCAGCCTCTACTGCATAATCACAGATTTCGGTTGTTGCTGTTTCGTTTTCACTCACTGGTCCGGACTGTAAAACAAACAAGTTTGTGTAATCTTTCACCCTGTCGATGAGTAGCTTTGCTTCTTGGGTTGTGTTTCCACAGAAGGCTACGCCAACTAGACAATCTGCATTTGTTGGTGTGCTCGATGTTTCGTGGACTGAAGAAACAAGAAAACCCGTTGTTACTATTAATAGCATGCACACTAACGGAATAGTGAAAGCTTTTTTCATGTTTTTCTCTTCTGGTTAGTTATGGTTCTGGTGGTTTATTATCCTTGTTTTTCAAAGGCAGCATCGTTTATGGCGTGATTGGCTGAATATTTAAAATGGAAATATATTAATGGCTAGCTTGCTTTATCCAAGTAGGTTGGCGTTAAGATTTGGAGAAGTCTTCTGGTGATAGATTAATTCCGCGTTCTATGTCGACGCAGCATCCGGATAATGCTTCTGCTCCGTTGTGGCAAACTGAGGAACTGATTGAAGGAGACTCTGAGATTCATGAGGCATATTTTGCTTACAAGGAGTTGGGTTGCCACGAGGTTATGTGGGATTCCGAAGGAAAAGACACTGACATTCGTGTTGTTCGTAAACTTTTGAGCTTTAATCCTGACTATTTCAAGGATAATGTGCTTGGTCGCGACCTTTTTTTGACGTATCGTATTCCTAATCCTCGGGTTGAAGCTACTGAACGCAAAATCGTTGTTGAAACTCTTCAAAACATAACTGCAGGCTGTGATGTTGGTTCAGCATTCTACAAATGCGAGGTTGCGCCTATTTTTGAAGTTATTCTCCCATTGACCACTGACAGCAGCGAGTTGCTGTCTTTGTTTAATTATTACAGAAAAGCCATTGTTGGAGTACAAGACATTGAGTTACAGGATTCTGTTACGGTTAAGGATTGGATTGGTTCTGTTCGGCCAAATAGTATTCAAATTATTCCTTTGATTGAAGACATGGACAGTTTATTGAAAGCGGACAAAATAGTTGAACCTTACATTGATGCTGTTAAGCCAAAATATATGCGAGTTTTTTTGGCGCGGTCTGATCCTGCCCTTAACTATGGCTTAGTTTGTGCCACTCTTCTTTCAAAGATTGCGTTGTCGAAACTGAAGATTCTGGAGAAACGCAAGGATGTTCCTTTATATCCTATTGTGGGTGTGGGTTCCTTGCCGTTTAGGGGTCATTTATCTCCTGACAATTTGGATTTGTTCTTGGAGGAATACAAAGGAGTTACCACGGCAACTGTTCAATCGGGCTTGAAGTACGATTTTGGTCTTGATGCCGTTAAACGGGTTGTTTCTACTTTGAATGAGAAGCTTCCCTTTGGTGAGCCAGCCCTTATTGACTCAGAAGAAGAGAAAATCTTGCTTGGAGTGATTAAAAAGTTCCAATCCAAGTACCAGTTGGTAGTGGAAGATTTAGCTCCCCTGATTTCTAAGGTGGTGCCATTTATTCCTAAGCGTCGGGCACGAAAACTGCATATTGGGTTGTTTGGTTACAGCAGAAACGTGGTGGAGGGTGTTGAGTTGCCTCGGGCGATTACTTTTGCTGCAGTGTTTTATTCTTTGGGTATTCCTGCCGAGTTTGTTGGGTTGTCAGCCTTAACTGAATTAACTGAAGAAGAACAAGAAGTCCTTAACCGAAATTATGTTAATTTGCGCTCAGACCTTTGTGCTGTTGCTCAGCTTTTATCGTGGCAAAACATCAACATGTTGATGGGAATGTATAAGGAAGTTTCCAAATCTGCTGGCATGAATGAGAACCGTTTGAGTTCGGGTCTTACCCGTTTGTTGTTGGATATTAACGTGGCTCAGGAAAATCTTGGGGTCAAGTTTGGTCCCCGAACCCTCACCCAACGAAAATACGAAAACGCCTTGAACAATTTCTTAATCTCTTACTTGGAACAGCACGACCAACAAGCAAAATATTACGTAAACGAAGCTGCTAAACTAAGAAAAAGCCTAGGATAACAACACTAAATTCAACAACTAAACCAAACTACCTACGGTACAGAAAAAATTTTAAATGCAGTAAACATCCAGATTCATCTTTAAAATGCGAAAAAGGATGATAATTTTGGTCAAACTTTCTTGACAAGCCAGAGTTGATTTTTGGTCAATGTTTCTTGACAAAAACCCTTTTTCATTGAATTCGCCAAAAAGTAATTTGTGACTTCGATGAAACAACTAACAATGCTGTTTTTGTTGGTAATTGTGGGTGTTTTAGTTAGTTCTCTTTTCACTATTTTTGCTGAAGCTTCCATGATGTGGAGTCGAACTTATGGCGGTGACGGAATGGATATTTGCGTCTCTAGTTTTCAAACTGGTGATGGTGGAGTTGTTTTGTTTGGGCACTCTTACTCTTTTGGTTCAGGTGTATGTTGGTTAGTGAAAGCTGATGCAGAAGGTGATATGCAATGGAACAAAACGATTGATTGGGGGTCTTCTTGTGTTCAAACTAATGATGGGGGATTTATTTTTGTGGGCACGGATGCCTTCACTTTTGAAGGGTATATCCCAGTTGGGCAGTTGCCTGATGGGTTTTGGTCGTATGTTTGGTTGGCTAAAACTGATGAGCATGGAAACATGGAATGGAACCAAACCTACGATGCAGAAGTGGGTCATTTTAACGGGGCTTCTGTGACTCAGACTTCAGATGGCGGGTATGCCTTGTTGGGAAATTCTTTTTCGTCTATCGGTGACTCTGACGATTTTTTGTTGATTAAAACTGACTCTCTTGGAAACAAAGAATGGAGCAAACTTTACAATTATTCTGAACCCGATCGTGCATCTGGTTTAATCCAGACCCATGATGGTGGATTTGTTTTTATTCGGACCCTTTCTACGAAATTTAATGGTTTTGCTGGCTTTTTAGTTATGAAAACTGATTCTGTTGGAAATGTGGAATGGAATCAAACTGATTTGAACATGCAGAATGTCCATTCTTTTGTTCAGGTGTTCGATGGAAGTCTTGTTTTTGCAGGTTACTCTCGTTCTTTGGATTATCAAAGCTTTGATTTCTGTATGACTAAACTTGATTCTGCTGGAAATGTTGAGTGGACTAAAAGCTATGGATTACATAATATGGTTCGTTTTCCTACTGTTATTCACACTTCCGACGGTGGCTTTGCTGTGGCAAGTTACGTTGTAAGACCTGATGATGATCGTTTGTCTGATTTTTTGTTAATTAAAACTGATGAACATGGAAAAATGCAGTGGAATCAGACCTTTATTGGTAATGCACTT
This window harbors:
- the ppcA gene encoding phosphoenolpyruvate carboxylase; the protein is MEKSSGDRLIPRSMSTQHPDNASAPLWQTEELIEGDSEIHEAYFAYKELGCHEVMWDSEGKDTDIRVVRKLLSFNPDYFKDNVLGRDLFLTYRIPNPRVEATERKIVVETLQNITAGCDVGSAFYKCEVAPIFEVILPLTTDSSELLSLFNYYRKAIVGVQDIELQDSVTVKDWIGSVRPNSIQIIPLIEDMDSLLKADKIVEPYIDAVKPKYMRVFLARSDPALNYGLVCATLLSKIALSKLKILEKRKDVPLYPIVGVGSLPFRGHLSPDNLDLFLEEYKGVTTATVQSGLKYDFGLDAVKRVVSTLNEKLPFGEPALIDSEEEKILLGVIKKFQSKYQLVVEDLAPLISKVVPFIPKRRARKLHIGLFGYSRNVVEGVELPRAITFAAVFYSLGIPAEFVGLSALTELTEEEQEVLNRNYVNLRSDLCAVAQLLSWQNINMLMGMYKEVSKSAGMNENRLSSGLTRLLLDINVAQENLGVKFGPRTLTQRKYENALNNFLISYLEQHDQQAKYYVNEAAKLRKSLG
- a CDS encoding DUF116 domain-containing protein, translating into MDATEDSSIMRVVKTLAKTKVSNLAINKLEQLANKVGVEEKELFQLYLEAKNNSHIDNFASTSYDERIILLPRCIRDLNCPAKIGNNGYECKQCGKCDATEITKTTKKLGYKGTFMLPGGSLAKSIISKMKPKAVIGVACAKELIMGICMCEKSGVFAQGVELLKDGCINTIVDMKTLMNTVKTSKI